The Polyangiaceae bacterium genome includes a region encoding these proteins:
- the rsmA gene encoding ribosomal RNA small subunit methyltransferase A: MTEREQSPKAQLAESGLRAKKHFGQNFLADASLGRRIAELATTPAGGTVVELGAGLGALTGPLLERAAYVVAVERDRDLIPILERSFAEAITGGRLGILETDAKGVDPVALCAGHPKPHVLAGNLPYNLTGPLLSLATRCARQLDRVVFLVQLEVAERVAARADSESYGALSVFVQAQFSPRRALIVRRGAFHPQPNVDSAVLVLEPLAAPISEETPEFRALVGGAFAQRRKKLKSAWRGVLGLSDPELAAAAGRAGIDLDLRGETLDVAAFARLARELRR, translated from the coding sequence ATGACCGAGCGGGAACAGAGCCCGAAGGCCCAGCTGGCGGAGAGCGGGCTCCGGGCCAAGAAGCACTTCGGTCAGAACTTCCTCGCCGACGCCAGCCTGGGCCGGCGCATCGCCGAGCTCGCGACCACCCCGGCCGGCGGGACGGTGGTGGAGCTGGGGGCCGGGCTGGGCGCGCTCACCGGACCGCTGCTGGAGCGCGCCGCCTACGTCGTCGCGGTCGAGCGCGATCGCGATCTGATCCCGATCCTCGAACGGAGCTTCGCCGAAGCGATCACCGGCGGGCGCCTCGGCATCTTGGAGACCGACGCAAAGGGCGTCGACCCGGTGGCGCTGTGTGCCGGCCATCCGAAGCCCCACGTGCTGGCGGGGAACCTGCCCTACAACCTCACGGGCCCGCTGCTCAGCCTGGCGACCCGGTGCGCGCGACAGCTCGACCGCGTGGTGTTCCTGGTTCAGCTCGAGGTCGCCGAACGTGTGGCGGCGCGCGCGGACAGCGAGAGCTACGGCGCGCTCAGCGTGTTCGTGCAAGCGCAGTTCTCGCCGCGGCGGGCCCTGATTGTACGGCGCGGCGCCTTCCACCCGCAGCCCAATGTCGACTCCGCCGTCTTGGTGCTGGAGCCGCTCGCGGCGCCCATCAGCGAAGAGACGCCCGAGTTTCGCGCGCTGGTCGGCGGCGCCTTCGCCCAGCGCCGCAAGAAGCTCAAGAGCGCCTGGCGGGGCGTGCTGGGCCTGAGTGACCCGGAGCTCGCGGCGGCGGCCGGCCGAGCCGGCATCGACCTGGATCTACGCGGCGAGACGCTGGACGTCGCCGCCTTCGCGCGCCTGGCGCGGGAGCTCCGCCGATGA
- the atpD gene encoding F0F1 ATP synthase subunit beta — protein METTQGVKGKITQVIGPVVDVEFPPGKLPKILNALTVSNPNISTEKHNLVLEVAQHLGESVVRAIAMDASEGLVRGAEVIDTGNPILMPVGPATLGRIMNVVGKPVDEKGPVEAKLRWPIHRPAPAFVDQSTTVEVFETGIKVIDMLAPYRKGGKIGLFGGAGVGKTVLIQELINNVAKAHGGVSCFAGVGERTREGNDLFLEMQESKLETGEPVLSKTALVFGQMNEPPGARARVALSALTAAEYFRDEEGQDVLLFVDNIFRFTQAGSEVSALLGRMPSAVGYQPTLATEMGALQERITSTTKGSITSVQAIYVPADDLTDPAPATAFAHLDATTVLSRSIAELGIYPAVDPLDSTSTMLDPQIIGDEHYQVARGVQATLQKYKDLQDIIAILGMDELSEDDKLTVARARRIQRFLSQPFFVAAQFTGMVGKYVPLKETIAAFKEILSGELDDLPEQAFYMVGNIEEAKQKAQKLKSAS, from the coding sequence ATGGAGACCACCCAGGGAGTGAAGGGCAAGATCACGCAGGTCATCGGTCCGGTCGTGGACGTCGAGTTCCCGCCGGGCAAGCTGCCCAAGATCCTGAACGCCCTCACTGTCAGCAACCCCAACATCTCCACCGAGAAGCACAACCTGGTGCTCGAGGTCGCGCAGCACCTCGGCGAGAGCGTGGTGCGCGCCATCGCCATGGACGCCTCCGAGGGCCTGGTGCGTGGCGCCGAGGTCATCGACACCGGCAATCCCATCTTGATGCCCGTGGGCCCCGCCACCCTGGGCCGCATCATGAACGTGGTCGGCAAGCCGGTGGACGAGAAAGGTCCGGTCGAGGCGAAGCTGCGCTGGCCCATCCATCGCCCGGCTCCGGCCTTCGTGGATCAGAGCACCACGGTCGAGGTGTTCGAGACCGGCATCAAGGTCATCGACATGCTGGCCCCGTACCGGAAGGGCGGGAAGATCGGCCTGTTCGGCGGCGCCGGCGTGGGCAAGACGGTGCTCATCCAGGAGCTCATCAACAACGTGGCCAAGGCGCACGGCGGCGTGAGCTGCTTCGCCGGCGTGGGTGAGCGCACCCGCGAGGGCAACGACCTGTTCCTGGAGATGCAGGAGTCGAAGCTCGAGACCGGCGAGCCGGTGCTCTCCAAGACCGCGCTCGTCTTCGGCCAGATGAACGAGCCGCCGGGGGCCCGCGCCCGGGTCGCGCTCTCGGCCCTCACTGCCGCCGAGTATTTCCGCGACGAGGAGGGGCAGGACGTGCTGCTGTTCGTGGACAACATCTTCCGCTTCACGCAGGCGGGCTCGGAGGTCAGCGCGCTGCTCGGCCGCATGCCCAGCGCCGTGGGCTACCAGCCCACGCTCGCCACCGAGATGGGTGCCTTGCAGGAGCGCATCACCTCCACCACCAAGGGATCCATCACCAGTGTGCAGGCCATCTACGTGCCGGCCGACGATCTCACCGATCCGGCGCCAGCCACGGCGTTCGCTCACCTCGACGCCACGACGGTGCTCTCCCGCAGCATCGCGGAGCTCGGCATCTACCCGGCCGTCGATCCCCTCGACTCGACCAGCACCATGCTGGACCCGCAGATCATCGGCGACGAGCACTACCAGGTCGCGCGCGGTGTCCAGGCGACGCTCCAGAAGTACAAGGACCTCCAGGACATCATCGCGATCTTGGGCATGGACGAGCTCAGCGAGGACGACAAGCTGACGGTGGCGCGCGCGCGCCGCATCCAGCGCTTCCTCTCGCAGCCGTTCTTCGTGGCCGCGCAGTTCACCGGCATGGTGGGCAAATACGTCCCGCTCAAGGAGACCATCGCGGCCTTCAAGGAGATCCTCTCCGGCGAGCTCGACGACCTGCCCGAGCAGGCGTTCTACATGGTCGGCAACATCGAGGAAGCCAAGCAGAAGGCGCAGAAGCTCAAGAGCGCTTCCTGA
- the atpC gene encoding ATP synthase F1 subunit epsilon, with the protein MAAQSITLEIVTPEGVALSEEVHDLTAPSVEGEFGVLPAHRPLLAALKTGIVSYHREGEEHRVAVGSGFVDVADDRAVLLTDRFIHKADVDPVRARLELKEADEALDAYTGEPGTPEHAALIAKELWAAVQLELYGDPPPPTIRTFQEFQLAPHTSFVEEGMQLAEAVVDEEAKADDERAKRE; encoded by the coding sequence ATGGCAGCTCAGAGCATCACCCTGGAAATCGTCACGCCCGAGGGCGTGGCGCTCAGCGAAGAGGTACACGACCTCACGGCGCCGAGCGTCGAGGGGGAGTTCGGCGTGCTCCCCGCGCACCGGCCGCTGCTCGCCGCGCTCAAGACCGGCATCGTGAGCTACCACCGCGAAGGCGAGGAGCACCGGGTCGCGGTGGGCTCCGGGTTCGTGGACGTCGCGGACGACCGCGCCGTGCTGCTCACCGACCGCTTCATCCACAAGGCCGACGTCGATCCGGTGCGAGCCCGGCTCGAGCTCAAGGAAGCCGACGAGGCCCTCGATGCCTACACCGGCGAGCCCGGGACGCCCGAGCACGCGGCGCTGATCGCCAAGGAGCTCTGGGCTGCGGTGCAGCTCGAGCTGTACGGTGATCCGCCGCCACCCACGATTCGCACCTTCCAGGAGTTCCAGCTGGCACCACACACCAGCTTCGTGGAAGAGGGCATGCAGCTGGCCGAGGCCGTGGTCGACGAGGAAGCCAAGGCAGACGACGAGCGCGCGAAGCGCGAGTAG
- a CDS encoding DUF2341 domain-containing protein: MIPKRALRLGVLAALGATAACSLERLGGAPAGELDAGVDTGSGGSLVDDGGFGGAGGATDASEDVDAPTPTLPYAFRRRLRVTPGASAVPAGASVTFRFDHRALVLAGKARGDGKDVRVFYKASGPSQELDRVLDPVSGWDRTDTALWFRAQTEISSPDGSYYLYYGDPSPSEPPENPNQVYAFFDDFDGNALASGWVGAPIGNASGTFTVGNGMVRIEGATGDVWNSGDDFLFLHRSMTGNFVLDALVTGSGGSASGWAKLGGLMIREGPSKGAKNRLIAPVNGSVAITSSYRLAADSATAEATKPGAKLVPQFVRLARRFDGVRAWHSADGIDYAELGAETTFVSVLPDSLLVGIPFANITGGKGWVDVDWFRVRVLVEAEPSVSEDPEEPGPFSP; this comes from the coding sequence GTGATCCCCAAGCGAGCCCTCCGGCTCGGCGTGCTCGCGGCGCTGGGCGCGACCGCAGCGTGCAGCCTCGAGCGGCTCGGAGGCGCCCCTGCGGGCGAGCTCGACGCGGGCGTGGACACCGGCAGCGGCGGCAGCCTGGTGGACGACGGGGGTTTTGGCGGCGCCGGTGGCGCGACGGACGCGTCCGAGGATGTGGACGCGCCGACACCGACCCTGCCGTACGCGTTTCGGCGCCGCCTGCGCGTGACCCCGGGGGCGAGCGCGGTCCCCGCCGGCGCATCGGTGACGTTTCGCTTCGACCACCGCGCGCTGGTGCTCGCCGGCAAGGCGCGCGGGGACGGCAAGGACGTGCGCGTGTTCTACAAGGCGAGCGGTCCCAGCCAGGAGCTCGACCGCGTGCTCGATCCGGTGTCCGGGTGGGACCGCACCGACACGGCGCTGTGGTTCCGGGCCCAGACCGAGATCAGCTCGCCGGACGGCAGCTACTACCTCTACTACGGCGACCCGAGCCCGTCGGAGCCGCCGGAGAACCCGAACCAGGTGTATGCGTTCTTCGACGATTTCGACGGCAACGCGCTCGCGTCCGGCTGGGTCGGCGCGCCGATCGGCAACGCCTCCGGGACCTTCACCGTCGGCAATGGCATGGTGCGGATCGAAGGCGCGACCGGCGACGTCTGGAACAGCGGCGATGACTTCTTGTTCTTGCACCGCTCGATGACCGGCAACTTCGTGCTAGACGCGCTGGTCACGGGATCGGGTGGAAGCGCCTCTGGCTGGGCGAAGCTCGGCGGCTTGATGATCCGCGAGGGCCCGAGCAAGGGCGCCAAGAACCGGCTGATCGCCCCCGTCAACGGGAGCGTCGCGATCACCAGCTCGTACCGCTTGGCAGCGGACAGCGCGACGGCGGAAGCGACGAAGCCTGGTGCGAAGCTCGTCCCGCAGTTCGTTCGGCTTGCGCGGCGCTTCGACGGCGTGCGCGCGTGGCACTCCGCCGACGGCATCGACTACGCCGAGCTCGGCGCGGAGACGACGTTCGTCAGCGTGCTGCCGGACTCCCTGCTGGTGGGGATCCCATTCGCCAACATCACCGGCGGCAAGGGTTGGGTCGACGTCGACTGGTTCCGCGTGCGCGTGCTGGTCGAGGCGGAGCCCAGCGTCAGCGAAGATCCGGAAGAGCCCGGGCCGTTCTCACCCTGA
- a CDS encoding PEGA domain-containing protein: MSHHAGWIADEDDMTLTVPLVSVPQARSRREEEATDIVVHPDFAADVVTEELPMTRVVEYWSAAAPAPAAVLAPVESFPKIDPVPFSPAPILPRSHSEISLPAPRARLDSDTAVSTWRKTIPALRRMVGLPVVPGWAPPRAPIAPALPRPNQASTPKSSWSPVVLGAMAVCLVAMVVMTIVGFGSRAAEASRLAHIRVVSAFGSGGTVVTDGTVFVDGSAECESTPCELELTTGVHWITVRAPGYETPPSRSINAGTDEPTEVVFQLVPASQPAHVAVAPAPAAELAPSVVLGAAMPSPPRALAPVPAPAQPAHPAPAVVRSAAAPARLNLNAVPAANVVLDGRPVGRTPLMGLKVSPGGHTIVFIGPEGARAVRSTVVGAGRTVTVGVRL, translated from the coding sequence ATGAGTCACCACGCCGGCTGGATCGCGGACGAGGACGACATGACGCTGACAGTGCCGCTCGTGAGCGTGCCCCAAGCGCGGTCCCGGCGCGAAGAAGAGGCCACCGACATCGTCGTTCACCCGGACTTCGCGGCGGACGTGGTCACCGAAGAGCTGCCGATGACCAGGGTAGTCGAGTACTGGTCCGCAGCCGCCCCGGCTCCTGCCGCGGTGCTCGCCCCCGTCGAGTCGTTTCCGAAGATCGACCCGGTGCCCTTCTCGCCGGCGCCGATCCTGCCGCGATCGCACTCCGAGATCTCGCTGCCCGCGCCGCGTGCGCGGCTCGACTCGGACACCGCCGTCAGCACCTGGAGGAAGACGATCCCCGCGCTGCGTCGCATGGTGGGCCTCCCGGTCGTGCCGGGCTGGGCTCCGCCTCGCGCTCCGATTGCGCCTGCGCTGCCGCGCCCCAACCAGGCCTCGACACCGAAGAGCAGCTGGTCTCCCGTGGTGCTCGGCGCGATGGCCGTCTGCCTGGTCGCCATGGTGGTGATGACCATCGTCGGCTTCGGCTCGCGCGCCGCCGAGGCCTCGCGCTTGGCGCACATCCGCGTCGTCAGCGCGTTCGGCAGCGGCGGGACGGTGGTGACCGACGGCACCGTGTTCGTCGATGGCAGCGCGGAGTGCGAGTCCACGCCCTGCGAGCTGGAGCTCACCACTGGCGTGCACTGGATCACGGTGCGCGCACCGGGCTACGAGACGCCGCCGTCCCGCTCGATCAACGCCGGCACCGACGAGCCGACGGAGGTGGTCTTCCAGCTCGTCCCGGCGAGCCAGCCGGCGCACGTGGCTGTGGCGCCCGCGCCCGCCGCGGAGCTCGCGCCCAGCGTGGTGCTCGGGGCGGCGATGCCCTCGCCCCCGCGAGCGCTGGCGCCCGTGCCCGCGCCCGCCCAGCCCGCGCACCCAGCTCCGGCTGTCGTCCGGTCGGCCGCCGCGCCCGCGCGGCTGAACCTCAACGCCGTCCCGGCGGCCAACGTCGTACTCGATGGGCGCCCAGTAGGACGCACGCCCCTGATGGGGCTCAAGGTCTCGCCCGGCGGCCACACCATCGTGTTCATCGGGCCCGAAGGAGCCCGCGCCGTCCGCAGCACGGTCGTGGGTGCCGGCCGGACCGTGACCGTCGGCGTCAGGCTCTGA
- a CDS encoding sel1 repeat family protein, with protein MSNSRAATRLAIIVGAGVGALAAFMGGAPRRSEAPAPAEPAPAAKPVQPAPARPERTVAVPPQSAPKAPPPTQKPEPSELDAPPIAELEKRCALRQARGCLASARAFELGRGVPADPAKARLYRSLAVSLLDERCLSRDPESCSDLAELYSIGAGVVKNEATASALTERARELCKGKTTSFCEKLSAK; from the coding sequence ATGTCGAACTCACGCGCAGCGACGCGCTTGGCCATCATCGTCGGCGCGGGCGTGGGCGCGCTGGCGGCGTTCATGGGCGGCGCGCCCAGGCGGAGCGAAGCGCCTGCGCCGGCCGAGCCCGCGCCAGCGGCGAAGCCCGTCCAGCCCGCGCCAGCGCGCCCCGAGCGGACCGTGGCAGTCCCCCCCCAAAGCGCGCCCAAGGCGCCGCCGCCGACGCAGAAGCCCGAACCGAGTGAGCTGGACGCGCCCCCGATCGCGGAGCTCGAGAAGCGCTGCGCGCTCCGGCAAGCGAGGGGTTGCCTGGCGAGCGCCCGCGCGTTCGAGCTCGGCCGCGGAGTCCCGGCGGACCCGGCCAAGGCTCGCCTGTATCGCTCGCTCGCGGTGTCGCTGCTCGACGAACGCTGTCTCAGCCGCGACCCGGAGTCCTGCTCCGACCTCGCCGAGCTGTACTCGATTGGGGCCGGCGTGGTGAAGAACGAGGCGACCGCCAGCGCCCTGACCGAGCGGGCCCGCGAGCTCTGCAAGGGGAAGACCACGTCGTTCTGCGAGAAGCTCAGCGCGAAGTGA
- a CDS encoding diguanylate cyclase — MANFDQETVITEIGKRPMPAAPGNDSLVVIYAKEESLRGKRYKLEKSPLTIGRVPDNDVVLDDDAVSRRHAQVERRGEEWFIVDVGSRNGTLHNEGELAREAALTHGDRIKVGSTIFKYLTGADAESAYFEEVFKLTITDGLTQVNNRRHLDEALEREFLRARRHSRPLSLLVLDIDFFKRINDQYGHLAGDHVLRELASLVQGRVRRDETVARYGGEEFVVLLPETAVDGAVSLAENLRARIEAHSFVFQGVTIPVTVSIGCAEVSAGDGTGPDLFRRADEKLYQAKQGGRNRVCH; from the coding sequence GTGGCGAACTTCGATCAAGAGACCGTCATCACCGAGATCGGCAAGCGGCCGATGCCGGCCGCGCCCGGCAACGACTCGCTGGTGGTGATCTACGCCAAGGAGGAGAGCCTCCGCGGCAAGCGCTACAAGCTCGAGAAGAGCCCGCTCACCATCGGCCGCGTCCCCGACAACGACGTGGTCCTCGACGACGACGCCGTCTCGCGCCGGCACGCGCAGGTCGAGCGGCGCGGGGAGGAATGGTTCATCGTGGACGTGGGCTCTCGCAACGGCACGCTGCACAACGAAGGCGAGCTCGCGCGCGAGGCCGCGCTGACCCACGGCGACCGAATCAAGGTCGGATCGACCATCTTCAAGTACCTGACCGGCGCGGACGCGGAGAGCGCGTACTTCGAGGAGGTCTTCAAGCTCACCATCACCGACGGCCTCACGCAGGTGAACAACCGGCGCCACCTGGACGAGGCGCTGGAGCGGGAGTTCCTGCGCGCGCGTCGCCATAGCCGGCCGCTCTCTCTACTGGTGCTGGACATCGACTTCTTCAAGCGCATCAACGATCAATACGGGCACCTGGCCGGCGATCACGTGCTGCGCGAGCTGGCGAGCCTGGTGCAGGGGCGCGTGCGTCGAGACGAGACCGTGGCGCGCTACGGCGGGGAGGAGTTCGTGGTGCTCCTGCCGGAGACCGCGGTGGACGGCGCGGTGTCGCTGGCGGAGAACCTGCGGGCGCGCATCGAGGCCCACAGCTTCGTGTTCCAGGGCGTGACCATCCCCGTCACAGTCAGCATCGGTTGCGCCGAGGTCAGCGCGGGCGACGGCACCGGCCCCGACCTGTTCCGGCGCGCGGACGAGAAGCTCTACCAGGCCAAGCAGGGCGGGCGGAACCGCGTCTGCCATTGA
- a CDS encoding DUF58 domain-containing protein: protein MHLHPTRSAVDLAVAGVVCVAVGLIAREAAIVAWGGALLVGLAVARSVTSLGVARVRAAGFEMLWRSEPRVRRVARGETLELEAEVRNRDTRAARYVGLRVVASPCLNVEIEPAEGEVPAGGRLRAVVRVRTPRVGRHGLHGLSLEVRGSPGLYEVPLTFANPFGIEVLPRPFALSMRSPRGGRSRMVADEGRPGPLSGDGLELRELREHRPGDAFKRVAWKASARRGQLMVRDYEREERDVVWILLDASVELWSGEPGLAPLDLAIDEVAAVAMRHLSRGDRVGLGILGARRLAWLPPARGPAHGIEVLVALAHATGTFDSDRSDLDEVDVAMRVLEHMRPLDPSAASRVRPSDLDRVARRVERVKARAPFPSAEVWAEAARDRTLRSYLAAFGMSSPPRLEAERPRTDARLAAALERVIRDKPRASIVYVWSVAPDLGARPDLGRALARFPRRSVDLRWLSMHLEPGIPRTGSATMEAVGDAVRVRALVAQERGEHELRRQGIRVERALPRAAALAPPVAPEPEEAPHR, encoded by the coding sequence GTGCACCTTCACCCGACCCGCAGCGCCGTCGATCTCGCCGTCGCGGGCGTGGTGTGCGTGGCGGTGGGCCTGATCGCGCGCGAAGCGGCCATCGTCGCCTGGGGTGGCGCGCTGCTCGTGGGCCTGGCCGTCGCCCGGTCGGTGACCAGCTTGGGCGTGGCCCGGGTGCGGGCCGCGGGCTTCGAGATGCTCTGGCGCAGCGAGCCGCGCGTGCGCCGCGTGGCGCGCGGCGAGACCCTCGAGCTCGAGGCCGAGGTGCGCAATCGCGACACCCGCGCGGCGCGTTACGTCGGCTTGCGCGTCGTCGCTTCACCCTGTTTGAACGTCGAGATCGAGCCTGCTGAAGGTGAGGTTCCGGCAGGCGGACGCCTGCGAGCGGTGGTGCGCGTCCGCACGCCGAGGGTCGGCCGACACGGTCTTCACGGCCTGTCGCTCGAGGTGCGGGGCAGTCCGGGCTTGTACGAGGTCCCCCTCACCTTCGCCAACCCGTTCGGCATCGAGGTGTTGCCGCGACCGTTCGCGCTCTCGATGCGCTCGCCACGAGGCGGGCGCAGCCGCATGGTCGCCGACGAGGGACGCCCGGGACCGCTGTCCGGGGACGGCCTGGAGCTGCGCGAGCTCCGCGAGCACCGCCCGGGCGACGCCTTCAAGCGCGTGGCCTGGAAGGCGTCGGCGCGGCGCGGACAGCTGATGGTGCGCGACTACGAGCGCGAGGAGCGTGACGTCGTCTGGATCTTGCTCGACGCCTCGGTCGAGCTCTGGTCCGGTGAGCCCGGGCTCGCGCCGCTCGACCTCGCCATCGACGAGGTCGCCGCGGTGGCCATGCGCCACCTGAGTCGGGGAGACCGCGTCGGGCTCGGGATCTTGGGCGCGCGCCGCCTGGCGTGGCTGCCCCCGGCGCGTGGCCCGGCCCATGGGATCGAAGTCTTGGTCGCGCTGGCCCACGCCACCGGCACGTTCGACTCGGACCGCAGCGACTTGGACGAGGTGGACGTCGCGATGCGCGTGCTCGAGCACATGCGACCGCTCGACCCGTCCGCCGCGTCGCGGGTGCGGCCGAGCGATCTGGACCGAGTGGCTCGTCGGGTGGAGCGGGTCAAGGCGCGCGCGCCGTTCCCCTCGGCGGAGGTCTGGGCGGAGGCAGCCCGGGACCGGACGCTGCGCAGCTACCTGGCGGCGTTCGGCATGTCCTCACCGCCGCGGCTCGAGGCCGAGCGGCCGCGCACCGACGCTCGGCTCGCCGCCGCCCTGGAGCGAGTGATTCGCGACAAACCCCGCGCCAGCATCGTGTACGTGTGGTCCGTCGCGCCGGATCTCGGGGCGCGCCCCGATCTCGGACGCGCGCTCGCTCGCTTCCCGCGCCGCAGCGTCGATCTGCGCTGGCTGTCCATGCACCTCGAGCCCGGCATCCCCAGGACCGGCTCGGCCACGATGGAGGCGGTCGGGGACGCGGTGCGCGTACGCGCGCTGGTCGCGCAGGAGCGGGGCGAGCACGAGCTCCGGCGCCAGGGCATCCGGGTCGAGCGTGCCCTGCCCCGCGCCGCGGCCCTCGCGCCCCCGGTGGCGCCCGAGCCCGAAGAGGCGCCACATCGCTAA
- a CDS encoding alpha/beta fold hydrolase → MSGYQAALWAIALGLAISALLWLHTWFWARRLSVLLPYALEERLRTEDGAHIELRRVPPVAPALGLPPILLVHGVAANHRNHDLLADLSLARHLSGSGRDVWLLTLRSGVQGRTFAETRRVRFEAMVRHDVPLAVAEVLERTGAAALDYVGFSMGGMLLYAALGHTLHVDRVRRVAIVGSPAVVRPPLPIPVPAFVGRIPGYLFPTLRLRLAARAGAFAAEWLRTPAHHWVFNPRNVAPGVPKLSLVNVIEDVPGPLNRDFAAWAASATGALTLGDEPVLGRLAHVAAPAIFFAGSDDRLAPPEAVRAAFDAWGSATDVEKRWVLLGVETGASADYGHGDLAVGASVTQELFEPLTEFMAQGAGGATRSAA, encoded by the coding sequence ATGTCTGGCTACCAGGCCGCACTCTGGGCGATCGCCCTCGGGCTCGCCATTTCGGCCTTGCTGTGGCTCCACACCTGGTTCTGGGCGCGGCGCCTCTCGGTGCTCTTGCCCTACGCGCTCGAAGAACGCCTGCGCACGGAAGACGGCGCCCACATCGAGCTCCGCCGGGTGCCACCGGTCGCGCCCGCGCTCGGGCTGCCTCCCATCTTGCTGGTGCACGGCGTCGCGGCGAACCATCGCAACCACGACCTGCTCGCGGATCTCTCGCTGGCCCGCCACCTGTCCGGAAGCGGGCGCGACGTCTGGCTCTTGACGCTGCGAAGCGGGGTGCAGGGCCGCACCTTCGCCGAAACCCGCCGGGTGCGCTTCGAAGCCATGGTCCGGCACGACGTGCCGCTGGCGGTCGCGGAGGTGCTCGAGCGCACCGGCGCGGCGGCGCTCGACTACGTCGGCTTCTCGATGGGCGGGATGTTGCTCTACGCCGCCCTCGGGCACACGCTGCACGTCGATCGGGTGCGTCGCGTGGCCATCGTCGGCTCGCCGGCCGTCGTGCGACCACCGCTGCCCATCCCGGTGCCGGCGTTCGTCGGCCGAATCCCGGGCTACCTGTTCCCGACCCTGCGCCTGCGCCTCGCCGCGCGCGCCGGGGCGTTCGCCGCGGAGTGGCTGCGCACGCCGGCGCACCACTGGGTGTTCAATCCCAGGAATGTCGCGCCCGGCGTGCCGAAGCTCTCGCTGGTCAACGTCATCGAGGACGTGCCCGGACCCCTGAATCGCGACTTCGCGGCCTGGGCCGCCTCGGCCACGGGTGCGCTCACGCTGGGCGACGAGCCCGTGCTCGGACGGCTGGCGCACGTCGCGGCGCCGGCCATCTTCTTCGCCGGCAGCGACGATCGCCTGGCGCCGCCCGAAGCGGTGCGCGCGGCGTTCGATGCCTGGGGCTCGGCGACCGACGTGGAGAAGCGTTGGGTCTTGCTCGGCGTCGAGACCGGCGCCAGCGCGGACTACGGTCACGGCGACCTGGCGGTGGGGGCGAGCGTCACCCAGGAGTTGTTCGAGCCGCTCACCGAGTTCATGGCCCAGGGGGCCGGTGGCGCGACCCGGAGCGCAGCTTGA